The Rhodohalobacter sp. SW132 DNA segment CTGTTAGCAGCTGAGAGACATTATTCATTCAGCCATACAACTTGCTTCATCCGTATGAAATCCTATCTCTATCCAGATCGTCTCAGCTTGTTACCCATACCATGTAAGCTACGATAAGTGGGAATCTCAGCTTCTTTTGCGTACCGTTTGAATTCAATATATATGCGGGCACCGAGTACGGGTTTGTCTTTGGATGCACCTCCCTGGTAAATAAATACATAATCCTTTGCATTCACCTTTCCACGTCATTTGAGGTAGTCTTAAATAAACTCTCTCAGTTCTTTTATGATTGGGACCTAACGCTCTTTCCTATAATTTGTAGGGGAGGACTTGCGCGAGATGAACTCAATTCCGACTCTAAAAAATCACAGTGGCTATAAAAGGTCACTATGATTTTCCTCTCTTATGATTCCTGAAGAGATTCACTGGCCCGCTCGTACCTACCGGATGGCTCCAGCTGAAGGTCCGGCGCCGGTAATAGGCTTTCTACGTGAGCCCAGGTGCCACGGTCTGTTTTCCGGTGCTCGACGTAGATCATGGCTGGTACACCTACCACCTTCTGTATATTGAACCCACGGGACAACGTTTCTTTTTTGAATGGTTGGCCCCGCCAGCGCTCCAGATCCTTTCTTAAGTTCGATTTTTCATGAAGCGATTTGGTATATCTCTTCTGCAGGAGATACCGGTCGCCATGTTCATTAGTGGCAGCTAGTTCGAAGACCAGCAGAACCATCTGCTTATCACCGAATTTGGTCTCGATTATTCCTAAATCCCTACAATCCACGCAGACGGCAGGTTGAAGCCCACTTGGGGCCAGGTCGGTTTTGGTTGATTTTTCATTTATGATTAGTGTCATAGTTTATCCTGTTTTAGTCTTAAGGTTCTGGTTTGGGTTTCGGTTTGATATCTGGCATACAATTCCGGATAATCTTTTCGGAACTGTTTGGAGTTGAAACTCCGCCGGGTGGAGGACTTCCACGTGAGGATGGGCTTGCCGTCCGCAGTTATAACCTGGTGATCACCGCAGTACTGCTTAAGATCGAACTCGATGGAGGTCTTCATTTCGTTCAATCCCGCAATGCGCTCTTTCAAACTCAGTAGCATATTATACCGCTGGCGAATATGCACGGACGCTTCTATGTGTGACTCATGAGAGTCTGGGTGCTTAATGAGCAGGTCTTCGGTCGTTGATGGTAGAGGGGGCGTATTGCCTTCCACAAATGTTTTCCACCACTGGCTCAGGCGCCGGTTATTTGCCTTAATAAGCTCGTCATCTCGCTCGACAAACACAGGGTCTGCAAACTCACATATGTCTCTGTAGTAGACCTGCAAGAAGCCGTACCCTACATCCAGAATGCCCATGTAGTGCATCAGCTGAGTATACCATTCGATAGGTATATTTTGCGCCAACTCATGAGGTGAAATTCTGTTTGTGGTCGAACACTTTATCTCAAGGACTCCCAATCCAAGGTTGCCTTCGCCATGGATCAAGCCATCGACATTGCCAGACAGCATGGGATACTCCGGGTGGATGAACATCTCGGCAGGTTCTGTGACTTCCAGGTTCATCGATTTCCTGAAGTGGTCCCTTACGATTGGTTCGAAAAGTGTCCCGAAATTGGAAAACGCATTCCCCTTGAAGAAGCTGACGTTCTGAGTCTTTTCCAGCCAGACCATATATGGACTTTTGTATTTTGATTTTCCCAAAACACTGGCTGAGTCACTTCCTCCGATAAAATTCCCCCTCAATTTGCGCCATTCGCCCAACGAGAGGTCTTTTGTTGATATGCTATTCATAAGTTTTTGATTTTATGTTCATATGAAAAAGGCAGCCCCTTTAGGAGCCGCCTTTCTTTGATTTGTGGTTGCTTTCAAGCCATTTTATGATGGCATAAGTGATGGCTCGTTTGCATATCTCTCCTACAATCCGACCAATTTTTTCTGCGTGTTTCATAGCTAATTCAGATAGAGGTCTTCAGTAAGCGCGTGCAGCCTGCTGTGGTTGCGGACCATCGACTGAGGAGGTGTGCTCTTTAATGCCTCCGTACATGCATTGTACGTCGACCAAAGCGAGCTTTTCTCGAACTCAGGATGGGATGGATTGTCGAGCTCCTTAAACGCTTTGGTGGATTGTGTTGGCGATAGGATACCTTCCCCGGTCAGAATGCCCAGGTACTCGTAGCTCGAGCGCTTATCCAGGGTAATCTCCATCATTCTGGCCGCGTCGAAACAAAGCTGGCTGTATTGATGCTGAGATTTATAGATCGCTGTAACAACCTGGTCCATTAGCTCTTCATGCATGTTTCCCGAGTGCTTTCTCAGGACCGTGACATCACCTTTGAACATGAGATTATCACAGACGATAACCGAGGTCCCTACAGCTACGCCAGCGGCTAAAGATTTATCCAGCGAATTTCTGATACCGATTGAAAGGCGCAAAGGATCATCATCTGATGTTGATTTGCTGGCATAGGACAGCACGCCAAACATTTTGTTGCCACTGGCGCTAAGGGCGTAGGCCTCCTTAGCAAATGTAAAGTCCCGGAGCATATTGGAGGCCAAGGTCTTCACGTTGACGGCAAAGTCGTAATGATTCAGCGGCGTATAGGTCTCGGTCTGCTCGGGTTCAGGGATCGCAAGCAGCTGCTCTAAGTTGCAGCGCTCGGATCCACATTGTGTGAGTAGTTCAGGCATTGTAATTCTCCGTAAGTTATAGGTTTTGTTTACACTCTTCTTATACCAAGAAAAGGAGGAGAATTATGCCTGGAGCGCGAGAATAGAGTTGAAAATGGTATAAGAATTATGTGCGAGAGCTTATGGTTGAAAGAGCTATTCAATCCGAATTGTTTTTGCACTAACCCGAATGAAAATATTAGATGTAATAGTTGAAGGACTGATATCATTTTGAGGAAAATTTCAACCATGTCGGGTGTAGAATATATGGTATAGTTTTGCCGGTTAAGTGCAGAATACAGAAATTACCAATGACTTTTGAAATACTTTTGTGCATGACCAATAATAAGGCGGACGCTATATAACCTTGTGTATTTAACTAATCTCGATACTGATAATATTTTAATCAATTACGAAAATATTATTTATTTGGAGCAAAATAACAGAAAAAACGTATTGCATAATTCAAAATATATTTTAATATATTTTGAATATGTATCTGAAAGAGATTTCTTTTTCATCTTGTACTCGTATCGGGAACCCCTTAAAAAATACAAACATGATTCTGGAAATTAATTACTAAATGGCAATTTAAATAAATTTTAGAATTAGTCTGATATCCACACTTAAAACCCATTTCATTAGTCATGAAAATCTTTTAAGTATTACGATGGGCGAGGTTGGAGTAAAAGCAATACCAGGCCCTGAATCAAATCCAAGAATACTTCAATATGCAAATGAGAGTGGTATTCAAAACTATAATTCTGACGAATTGGCTTGGTGCAGTGTTTTTATTGATTGGGTTGCTTACAAAGCAGAAATGGAACGAACAAATAAGCCAGCAGCGAGATCGTGGTTACGAAAT contains these protein-coding regions:
- a CDS encoding DUF932 domain-containing protein produces the protein MPELLTQCGSERCNLEQLLAIPEPEQTETYTPLNHYDFAVNVKTLASNMLRDFTFAKEAYALSASGNKMFGVLSYASKSTSDDDPLRLSIGIRNSLDKSLAAGVAVGTSVIVCDNLMFKGDVTVLRKHSGNMHEELMDQVVTAIYKSQHQYSQLCFDAARMMEITLDKRSSYEYLGILTGEGILSPTQSTKAFKELDNPSHPEFEKSSLWSTYNACTEALKSTPPQSMVRNHSRLHALTEDLYLN
- a CDS encoding YqaJ viral recombinase family protein — protein: MNSISTKDLSLGEWRKLRGNFIGGSDSASVLGKSKYKSPYMVWLEKTQNVSFFKGNAFSNFGTLFEPIVRDHFRKSMNLEVTEPAEMFIHPEYPMLSGNVDGLIHGEGNLGLGVLEIKCSTTNRISPHELAQNIPIEWYTQLMHYMGILDVGYGFLQVYYRDICEFADPVFVERDDELIKANNRRLSQWWKTFVEGNTPPLPSTTEDLLIKHPDSHESHIEASVHIRQRYNMLLSLKERIAGLNEMKTSIEFDLKQYCGDHQVITADGKPILTWKSSTRRSFNSKQFRKDYPELYARYQTETQTRTLRLKQDKL
- a CDS encoding phage replication initiation protein, NGO0469 family, which codes for MTLIINEKSTKTDLAPSGLQPAVCVDCRDLGIIETKFGDKQMVLLVFELAATNEHGDRYLLQKRYTKSLHEKSNLRKDLERWRGQPFKKETLSRGFNIQKVVGVPAMIYVEHRKTDRGTWAHVESLLPAPDLQLEPSGRYERASESLQES